Proteins found in one Chloroflexota bacterium genomic segment:
- a CDS encoding VOC family protein — protein sequence MIDRVSTVSVFVNDQDRAKEFYTKVLGFELRKDAPLYPGATARWVAVAPKGAATEVILYLPDQNWEHYKQVVGKSQALTFGVTNMKKLHAELKAKGVSFVQEPDQQPWGTYAIIADSEGNHLILSGPPAA from the coding sequence ATGATTGACCGAGTTAGCACCGTCTCTGTTTTCGTGAACGACCAGGATCGCGCAAAAGAGTTTTACACCAAGGTGCTCGGATTTGAACTACGCAAAGACGCCCCGCTTTATCCCGGCGCGACTGCGCGTTGGGTCGCGGTTGCGCCCAAGGGCGCGGCAACCGAGGTCATCCTTTATCTGCCCGATCAAAACTGGGAACACTACAAACAGGTCGTCGGCAAATCCCAGGCGCTCACCTTCGGTGTTACCAACATGAAAAAACTCCATGCCGAGTTGAAAGCCAAAGGTGTTTCGTTCGTCCAGGAACCCGACCAGCAACCCTGGGGCACCTATGCGATCATCGCGGATTCGGAAGGCAATCATTTGATTCTGTCTGGACCACCGGCTGCCTAA
- the lexA gene encoding transcriptional repressor LexA produces MRTNVPPRSVRQQEVTMALSERQQRMFEFITKFSREKGRPPTIREIGTQVGISSTSVVNYNLNILQREGFIQREKEVSRGLRVVIPGAKTIADAANFVQIPLLGKIAAGHPMPVPETAFSPYEGEVITLTRDLIQDQEGLFALQVKGTSMIDALINDGDIVVMKKVETAQNGDMCAVWLKEEKETTLKRIYREKARIRLQPMNPTMKAFYARADNVQVQGKVVLVVRQLQRVPA; encoded by the coding sequence ATGCGGACAAATGTTCCACCGCGCTCCGTGCGCCAGCAGGAGGTAACCATGGCTCTCTCGGAACGACAACAACGTATGTTCGAGTTCATCACGAAATTCTCGCGCGAAAAAGGACGCCCGCCGACGATCCGCGAAATCGGCACGCAGGTTGGCATCTCGTCCACCTCGGTCGTGAACTATAATCTCAACATCCTTCAACGCGAGGGTTTTATTCAGCGCGAGAAAGAAGTCTCGCGTGGTTTGCGCGTCGTCATCCCCGGCGCGAAAACCATCGCCGATGCGGCGAACTTTGTGCAGATTCCGCTGCTCGGCAAGATCGCCGCCGGTCATCCGATGCCGGTGCCCGAGACTGCCTTTTCGCCTTATGAGGGCGAAGTCATCACGCTCACGCGTGATCTGATTCAAGATCAGGAGGGACTGTTCGCGTTGCAGGTCAAAGGCACCTCGATGATTGACGCGCTCATCAACGACGGCGATATTGTCGTGATGAAAAAAGTCGAGACGGCGCAGAACGGCGATATGTGCGCGGTGTGGCTCAAAGAAGAAAAAGAGACGACGCTGAAACGTATCTATCGCGAAAAAGCGCGCATTCGCTTGCAACCAATGAACCCGACGATGAAAGCATTTTACGCGCGCGCGGATAACGTGCAGGTACAAGGCAAGGTCGTGCTCGTCGTGCGGCAGTTGCAACGCGTGCCCGCGTAG
- a CDS encoding HAD family phosphatase, producing MLNPNHHPHNIVFDFGGVLVDWNPRHLYRKLFNGDEQAVERFLDEIGFVPWNLEMDRGRSFAESVADLSRQFPQYADLIRAYDLRWEESVPGPIQPTVNILHTLKHAGYRLYGLSNWSHEKFQLVRPRYAFFDWFDAIVISGDVKMTKPDPRIYHTLLARIGQPADACVFIDDSETNIAMARQLGFATIHYQSPEQLQRALNQLGVAC from the coding sequence ATGCTAAACCCAAACCATCATCCCCATAACATCGTGTTCGATTTTGGCGGGGTTCTCGTGGATTGGAACCCGCGCCACCTCTATCGCAAATTGTTCAACGGGGACGAGCAAGCCGTCGAAAGATTTCTCGATGAAATCGGGTTCGTACCCTGGAATTTAGAAATGGATCGCGGGCGCTCCTTTGCCGAGAGTGTCGCCGACTTGAGCCGGCAGTTTCCACAGTACGCCGACCTCATTCGCGCGTACGACCTACGCTGGGAAGAATCCGTCCCCGGACCGATCCAGCCGACCGTGAACATTCTCCACACGCTCAAACACGCCGGGTACCGATTGTACGGTTTGAGCAACTGGTCGCACGAAAAATTCCAGCTCGTGCGTCCGCGTTACGCGTTCTTCGATTGGTTTGACGCCATCGTCATTTCAGGCGATGTGAAAATGACCAAGCCCGACCCGCGCATCTATCACACGCTCTTGGCACGCATCGGGCAACCCGCCGACGCGTGCGTGTTCATTGACGATTCGGAAACGAATATCGCGATGGCGCGCCAACTCGGCTTTGCGACGATCCATTATCAATCGCCCGAGCAATTACAGCGCGCGTTGAATCAACTCGGCGTCGCGTGTTAG
- a CDS encoding response regulator transcription factor → MSKGRVLIVDDDRTLVRLMREALSKADFEIITAFNGIDALQELYAKQPDLILLDVMMPRMDGWETATRIRQVSKVPVIMLTAKDEESDKLKGFSVGVDDYVTKPFSFAEMVARVQAVLNRARMTPTEHKAKRYSSGNLVIDTDARRVVKDGSVIELTPTEYRLLVTLAENAGRVLSHEQLLNKVWGYEYGEDTGYVKRYIWYLRRKVEDDPRKPEHILTERGFGYLFQGD, encoded by the coding sequence ATGAGTAAAGGACGCGTGTTAATTGTGGATGACGACCGGACGCTTGTGCGCTTGATGCGCGAAGCGTTGTCGAAAGCGGACTTTGAAATCATCACCGCATTCAACGGCATTGACGCGTTGCAAGAATTGTACGCCAAACAACCCGATCTGATTTTGCTCGACGTGATGATGCCGCGGATGGATGGGTGGGAAACCGCGACACGCATTCGCCAAGTCAGCAAAGTGCCGGTCATTATGCTCACCGCGAAGGATGAAGAGAGCGACAAACTCAAAGGGTTTTCCGTCGGCGTGGACGATTACGTCACCAAGCCGTTCAGTTTCGCCGAGATGGTCGCGCGCGTGCAAGCCGTGTTGAATCGCGCGCGGATGACGCCGACCGAACATAAAGCGAAACGCTATTCGAGCGGCAATCTCGTGATTGACACCGACGCGCGCCGCGTGGTCAAAGATGGCTCGGTCATCGAGCTGACGCCCACCGAGTATCGCCTGCTCGTCACGCTTGCCGAAAATGCCGGACGAGTTTTGTCGCACGAGCAACTTTTGAACAAGGTGTGGGGTTATGAATACGGGGAGGATACCGGTTACGTCAAACGGTACATCTGGTATCTGCGCCGCAAAGTCGAGGACGACCCGCGCAAACCGGAACATATTCTGACTGAACGCGGGTTCGGTTATCTGTTTCAGGGAGATTAA
- a CDS encoding PAS domain-containing sensor histidine kinase has protein sequence MTWARFASRDLRTLLAQLRRWLPLATFAAVVAYQLVNFSLIRNVSAALDLFMDIIAFGVLGPVVIWFTLRWISDQVDERERVLVEKESVEEERQRAMQAAREQERLLAAVCSNSADAIITLDNDGIIKTWNRGAEMMFGYTSEEATGKHFAILLPKDVAARGEIAWLHQQIQANGFVRNYQTERVTKDGHRVMVELTRTALYDERGDIAGYSAIMRDITARVQSEQAIQQLNLELETKVAERTSQLAKATDELRRRNSELEEANEKLKELDQLKSDFVSMVSHELRAPLTNINGSLELLLEGDLPCYDRGHREMLQIVREQSMRLTRLVQGILNVSRIEAGQLVLQPQAFDILALIERVCNAWETRGASNPLVRPRARNLPSVWADRDRTEEVLHNLIDNAIKYSSEGMPVELGAESNGELIVVSVADRGIGIPEDQVGKIFEKFHRVDRRDSMEKYGHGLGLFICRSLVEAQGGEIWVESTLGEGSNFRFSLPLAGRVDVDATSRQTTGGRK, from the coding sequence ATGACGTGGGCACGATTTGCCTCGCGCGATTTGCGCACCCTCTTAGCGCAGCTGCGTCGTTGGTTGCCGCTCGCCACGTTTGCCGCCGTTGTCGCCTACCAACTAGTTAATTTTTCCCTCATTCGCAATGTCTCCGCCGCGCTCGACCTCTTCATGGACATTATCGCATTTGGCGTTTTGGGACCGGTCGTCATCTGGTTCACGCTACGCTGGATTTCGGATCAGGTGGATGAACGCGAACGCGTTCTGGTCGAGAAAGAATCCGTGGAAGAAGAACGCCAGCGCGCCATGCAAGCCGCGCGCGAACAAGAACGCTTGCTCGCGGCAGTCTGTTCCAATTCCGCCGACGCGATCATCACGCTCGACAACGACGGCATCATCAAAACCTGGAATCGCGGCGCGGAGATGATGTTCGGCTACACGTCCGAAGAAGCCACGGGCAAACATTTTGCGATCCTATTGCCGAAAGATGTCGCCGCGCGTGGCGAGATCGCCTGGCTCCATCAACAAATCCAGGCAAACGGTTTTGTGCGGAATTACCAAACCGAACGCGTTACCAAAGACGGACATCGCGTCATGGTCGAGCTGACGCGCACCGCGCTCTACGACGAACGCGGCGACATTGCCGGCTATTCCGCGATCATGCGCGATATTACCGCGCGCGTCCAGTCCGAACAGGCGATTCAACAGCTCAACCTCGAACTCGAAACCAAAGTGGCGGAACGCACGTCGCAACTTGCTAAAGCGACCGACGAATTGCGTCGGCGTAATAGTGAACTCGAAGAGGCGAACGAAAAACTCAAGGAACTCGATCAGCTCAAGTCCGATTTCGTTTCGATGGTATCGCACGAATTGCGCGCGCCGCTGACGAACATCAACGGCTCGCTCGAACTATTGCTCGAAGGCGACCTGCCGTGCTACGACCGCGGGCATCGCGAGATGTTGCAGATCGTCCGCGAGCAAAGTATGCGACTGACGCGGCTCGTGCAAGGCATTCTCAATGTGAGTCGCATCGAAGCCGGTCAGCTGGTGCTCCAGCCGCAAGCATTCGACATCCTCGCGCTCATCGAGCGCGTGTGCAACGCGTGGGAAACGCGCGGCGCGTCGAACCCACTCGTGCGCCCGCGCGCGCGCAACCTGCCCTCCGTTTGGGCGGACCGCGACCGCACCGAAGAAGTCTTGCACAATTTGATTGATAACGCGATCAAGTACTCCTCGGAAGGAATGCCCGTCGAACTGGGCGCGGAATCGAACGGTGAATTGATCGTGGTTTCCGTCGCGGATCGCGGCATCGGTATACCCGAAGATCAGGTCGGTAAAATTTTTGAAAAATTTCATCGCGTCGACCGACGCGACTCGATGGAAAAATACGGGCACGGTTTGGGTTTATTTATCTGTCGCAGTCTGGTCGAAGCGCAAGGCGGAGAAATCTGGGTCGAGAGTACACTCGGTGAGGGATCGAATTTTCGGTTTTCACTTCCGCTGGCTGGGCGCGTGGATGTGGATGCCACGAGTAGACAAACCACCGGAGGACGGAAATGA
- a CDS encoding diguanylate cyclase, with translation MQPIRILVVEDENIVAKDLQTRLQRLGYAVPAIVATGEDAIQRAAELHPDLILMDIVLKGEMDGIQAAAEIFARFGTPVIFLTAYGDEDYVQRARDLQPLGYILKPFKERELHAVIQAGLYRRHIELQLKESEEKYRRIVETAQEGIWIVDAAGNTSFVNRKMAEMLGYSVEEMLGAPSRDLTDADGHAGLIAPAAPNEADGAEQREVKLRRKDGVNYLWALVAASPITDGGGNHTGTLAMVMDITDRKAADEQLRHARDALELRVQERTAALAKANEALQAVVVERKLMEKELEQASDRLKVWVAKLEQRNHEITLLNELGDLLQSCRAEPEAYEVIARFAQKLFPQVSGAINIISASRNYVESVAVWGVSSPQVFSPSDCWALRRGQAHVVNDLSIDPLCPLCHHLKTTTPVNYMCVPMAAQGEAIGVLHLSFESHTHHQTETDSALALAERKSLAIAMGEHIGLALANLNLRESLRNQAIHDLLTGLFNRRYMEETLERELRRAARRNAGVGTIMLDLDHFKNFNDAHGHAMGDRILHQVGVFLRQHARVEDIACRYGGEEFVVIMPETNLAVTVRRAEELRAGIRELSVQHLGEVLSGVTVSLGVAIFPEHGATAAEIIQSADAALYRAKHEGRDRVVVARPPSSVVDENSTPTKD, from the coding sequence ATGCAACCGATACGAATTCTCGTCGTCGAAGACGAAAACATCGTCGCCAAGGATCTGCAAACACGTTTGCAACGTTTGGGCTATGCGGTCCCCGCCATCGTCGCCACCGGTGAAGACGCCATCCAACGCGCCGCCGAGTTGCATCCCGACTTGATCTTGATGGACATTGTGTTGAAAGGGGAGATGGATGGCATTCAAGCCGCCGCTGAAATCTTTGCGCGCTTTGGCACGCCGGTGATTTTTCTCACCGCGTATGGCGATGAAGATTACGTGCAACGCGCGCGCGATCTCCAGCCGCTCGGCTATATCCTCAAGCCATTCAAGGAACGCGAACTGCACGCGGTGATCCAAGCCGGGTTGTATCGCCGGCACATCGAATTGCAACTGAAAGAGAGCGAAGAAAAGTATCGCCGCATTGTCGAGACCGCGCAGGAGGGAATTTGGATCGTGGATGCCGCCGGCAATACGTCTTTTGTCAACCGTAAAATGGCGGAGATGCTGGGCTATTCGGTTGAGGAGATGCTGGGCGCGCCATCGCGCGACTTGACGGACGCAGACGGTCACGCCGGTCTCATCGCGCCGGCAGCGCCGAACGAGGCGGACGGAGCCGAACAGCGCGAGGTCAAGCTTCGCCGCAAAGACGGTGTGAACTATTTGTGGGCGCTCGTCGCGGCGAGTCCCATCACGGACGGCGGCGGCAATCACACCGGCACGCTGGCGATGGTGATGGATATCACCGACCGCAAAGCCGCGGATGAGCAACTGCGTCACGCGCGCGACGCGTTGGAACTGCGCGTCCAAGAACGCACCGCCGCGCTCGCCAAAGCGAACGAAGCGCTGCAAGCCGTCGTGGTCGAGCGCAAACTGATGGAAAAAGAGTTGGAGCAGGCATCGGACAGACTCAAAGTGTGGGTCGCCAAGTTGGAACAACGCAATCATGAAATCACGCTCCTCAATGAATTGGGTGACTTGCTCCAAAGTTGTCGCGCCGAGCCGGAAGCATACGAGGTCATCGCCCGCTTTGCGCAAAAATTGTTTCCCCAGGTCTCGGGCGCGATCAACATCATCAGCGCGTCGCGCAACTATGTCGAATCGGTCGCGGTGTGGGGCGTATCGTCGCCGCAAGTGTTCTCGCCAAGCGATTGTTGGGCGTTGCGTCGCGGGCAGGCGCATGTCGTGAATGATTTGAGCATTGACCCGCTGTGCCCGTTGTGCCATCATCTCAAAACGACTACGCCAGTCAACTATATGTGCGTGCCGATGGCGGCGCAAGGCGAAGCGATCGGCGTGTTACATCTAAGTTTTGAATCCCATACACATCATCAAACTGAAACCGACTCCGCCCTTGCCCTAGCAGAGCGCAAAAGTCTTGCCATCGCGATGGGCGAACACATCGGCTTGGCGTTGGCGAATCTCAATCTACGCGAAAGTTTGCGGAACCAGGCGATTCACGATCTTCTGACCGGGTTGTTCAATCGGCGTTACATGGAAGAAACGCTCGAACGTGAATTGCGCCGCGCGGCGCGACGCAACGCGGGAGTGGGCACGATCATGCTCGATCTGGATCATTTCAAAAATTTCAATGACGCGCATGGACATGCGATGGGGGACCGCATCCTGCATCAAGTCGGCGTGTTTCTGCGCCAACACGCGCGTGTCGAAGATATCGCCTGTCGCTATGGCGGCGAAGAATTTGTGGTGATTATGCCGGAAACCAACCTGGCGGTGACTGTTCGTCGGGCAGAGGAGCTTCGCGCCGGCATCCGCGAATTGAGCGTCCAACATTTGGGCGAGGTTCTGTCGGGGGTAACGGTCTCGCTGGGGGTCGCAATCTTTCCGGAACATGGCGCAACCGCCGCGGAGATCATTCAATCTGCCGACGCGGCGTTGTATCGCGCCAAACACGAAGGACGCGATCGCGTGGTCGTTGCGCGACCACCCAGTTCAGTCGTGGACGAAAATTCCACGCCGACTAAAGATTGA
- a CDS encoding PAS domain S-box protein, with amino-acid sequence MSKFSLDRLSTRFRFVARAGRWLIEPAPVIRDLEQRWRMRLLSIVLLLSATLAFLLIVGDFSRFGLFSPQALVGTETPLIDGIVLIALVMAYILNRTRYYRLAPMLAVGTGFTWSFISALVFPQHALAFATLFVNVLVSSLLFSWRGIGAVFFISLAGALALPIVSPSWSWYAVFEELYETTAAGLVILITAWTRDRRLKEIDRQAQAVARSNAFITALSQVAARIAAPHDPAQMLEMVGRELAQLDLRFSINRLDQAAGVFVEHYLSLDPALIDQAEQVLGQKLRGLRVPLDCWPNTEILRTQRPFITYDTARVASSLLGGEIPPWAMEKLDQLFGASKNTLLVYLPLVSDERVIGTMMVWSRSLREEDVPALWTLANQVAIALEKARLIVAEQAQVAELVRTGERLQRELAAHQQTAVAFEESEQRYRQLVERAPDLIAVHCEGKFVYINPAGAQLFGATSERQIVGMPIMDVVPEPFQPIVRERVRLIQEQGQQSPLIEMPLRRLDGEFIYVETTGIPIKHAGKPATQVIMRDITERKRIEETLRRHALVFENMHDGVLMMDAQGRILDLNPSAEHIFGFSKTDVLGRSATRLTSAQIADAPFAAVVGDALKNFGRWSGEVAFARADGTSGIGGVSIVALKEAEGKPNMLIGIIRDITERKQMEQEIQTQRDFALQVMNTMGQGLTVTGADGRFEYINAAYAHMVGREPQDLIGKQPMDLAEPPDQAILAQQRAYRQQGKTSSYETWLKHANGTLVPVLITGAPRWQAGNVSGAIAVITDLTERQYAEQALRMSEEKYRAIVEDQTELLCRWLPNGTLTFVNGAYCRYFGKTRAELVGHSFMPLIPEEDRDNVQQQFSLLSVTHPVITIEHRVIFPSGEIRWQQWTNHLIADQHGNVVEYQSVGRDITERKLADEARLAAERKFHSLVEQSSDGVVLVDDHGIVVEWNQSQERIYGLEREQVVGKPIWDIQHQVMLPERRTDDAYRRFKEMIERILVAGQAPWFHQTFEIQVQSITGEQRTVESVYFPIETHQGYWLGSLARDITERKRAELALRESNEKYRSLVESMDSVVAVVDMQGQFLYVNELGARQLGFDPPSIVGKNMFDLFPESVAALQVQAVQGVLASDKGIVIESPTIVQGEEHWHRTSIQPIHDERGRPLQALVNTMDISKIREAQKTLEEINRILELRVAERTAELQAANRTLRESEEKFGLIAETIDEVFWMSDLQGKQIFYVSPAYKHVWGRTLASLYENPGSFIEAIYPEDRERVTANLTVRLTSQPFDHEYRIVRPDGTLRWIWERGFPARPQSNHELLYVGVAQDITARKLAEATVEQSLREKEALLKEVHHRVKNNLQVISSMLNLQAGSVSNPEFVNIVQNSQSRIDSIALIHEKLYRSFDLSRIDFRDYLDDLSTSLYSMYYPAAGVRLEKDLPEIYFGIDTAIPLGLIVNEIMSNSLKYAFRNSDQLDRRIYLSLQVKPDGAYTLVIGDNGVGLPAGLDYRQSPSLGLQLVLTLVEQLGGVIELRGEGGTEYQITFREVKYKPR; translated from the coding sequence ATGTCCAAGTTTTCGCTTGATCGTCTGTCCACGCGTTTCCGTTTCGTCGCGCGCGCGGGGCGCTGGCTGATCGAACCCGCGCCGGTTATCCGTGACCTAGAGCAACGCTGGCGGATGCGCTTGCTTTCCATCGTGCTGTTGTTGAGCGCGACCTTGGCGTTCCTGCTTATCGTTGGCGACTTTTCTCGATTCGGATTATTTTCCCCCCAGGCGCTTGTCGGGACCGAGACTCCCCTGATTGATGGAATCGTTCTGATCGCGCTCGTGATGGCGTATATCTTGAATCGCACGCGCTACTATAGACTTGCTCCGATGCTCGCGGTCGGAACTGGCTTTACGTGGTCTTTTATCTCTGCGCTAGTCTTTCCCCAGCATGCGCTCGCTTTTGCGACGTTGTTCGTGAATGTCCTGGTCTCTAGTCTCTTGTTCTCATGGCGCGGAATCGGCGCCGTGTTTTTTATCTCACTTGCCGGCGCACTGGCGTTACCCATCGTTTCCCCATCCTGGTCATGGTACGCCGTGTTCGAGGAATTGTATGAGACGACGGCGGCAGGGCTGGTGATCCTAATTACTGCGTGGACGCGCGACCGCCGCTTGAAAGAGATTGATCGGCAGGCGCAGGCGGTCGCACGTTCCAACGCGTTCATCACCGCGTTGAGCCAGGTCGCCGCGCGCATTGCCGCGCCACACGATCCCGCGCAAATGCTGGAAATGGTCGGACGCGAGCTCGCTCAGTTGGACCTGCGGTTCAGCATCAACCGACTGGATCAGGCAGCCGGCGTTTTTGTCGAACACTATCTCTCGCTCGATCCCGCTTTGATTGATCAGGCAGAACAAGTCCTGGGGCAAAAATTACGTGGTTTGCGCGTGCCGCTGGATTGCTGGCCCAATACTGAAATCCTCAGGACCCAGCGCCCCTTTATCACGTATGACACAGCGCGAGTGGCGAGTTCTTTGCTGGGCGGTGAAATTCCGCCATGGGCGATGGAAAAACTAGATCAATTGTTTGGCGCGAGCAAAAATACTTTGCTGGTTTATCTCCCACTGGTCAGCGACGAGCGAGTGATCGGAACGATGATGGTGTGGAGCCGCAGTTTACGCGAAGAGGATGTTCCCGCGCTGTGGACGTTGGCAAACCAGGTTGCGATCGCTTTGGAAAAAGCGCGTTTGATCGTGGCGGAACAGGCGCAGGTTGCCGAACTAGTGCGGACCGGCGAGCGGTTGCAACGCGAGTTGGCGGCGCATCAGCAAACCGCCGTCGCGTTTGAGGAGAGTGAACAACGGTATCGCCAATTGGTCGAGCGCGCACCCGATCTCATCGCAGTTCACTGCGAAGGCAAATTCGTCTACATCAACCCGGCAGGCGCGCAACTTTTCGGCGCGACGAGCGAGCGCCAGATCGTGGGGATGCCGATCATGGATGTTGTGCCGGAACCGTTTCAGCCCATCGTGCGCGAGCGGGTGCGGTTGATTCAAGAGCAGGGTCAACAATCGCCCTTGATAGAGATGCCCTTGCGACGACTCGACGGCGAATTCATCTATGTCGAAACGACCGGCATTCCCATCAAACACGCCGGCAAGCCCGCCACCCAGGTGATCATGCGCGATATCACCGAACGCAAACGCATCGAAGAAACCTTGCGGCGGCACGCGCTCGTTTTTGAAAACATGCACGATGGCGTCTTGATGATGGACGCGCAAGGGCGCATTTTGGATTTGAATCCCAGCGCCGAGCACATCTTTGGTTTTTCAAAAACCGACGTCCTGGGTCGGTCGGCGACCAGACTGACCAGTGCGCAGATCGCCGATGCGCCGTTCGCGGCGGTGGTCGGCGATGCGTTGAAAAATTTCGGCAGATGGTCTGGCGAAGTCGCCTTCGCGCGCGCCGATGGAACGTCGGGAATTGGCGGAGTGTCCATCGTCGCGCTCAAAGAGGCGGAGGGTAAACCGAACATGCTCATCGGGATCATCCGCGACATCACCGAGCGCAAACAGATGGAACAGGAAATCCAAACGCAACGCGACTTTGCCTTGCAGGTGATGAATACGATGGGGCAAGGTTTAACGGTCACCGGCGCGGATGGTCGGTTCGAGTACATCAACGCGGCGTACGCCCACATGGTGGGGCGTGAACCGCAAGACTTGATCGGAAAGCAGCCGATGGATTTGGCAGAGCCGCCCGATCAAGCCATTCTCGCGCAGCAGCGCGCGTACCGGCAGCAAGGCAAGACGTCAAGTTACGAAACTTGGCTCAAGCACGCGAATGGCACTCTGGTGCCGGTCCTGATTACCGGCGCGCCGCGCTGGCAAGCCGGCAATGTGAGCGGCGCAATCGCCGTCATCACCGATCTAACCGAGCGCCAATACGCGGAACAAGCCCTGCGGATGAGCGAGGAAAAATATCGCGCGATCGTCGAAGACCAGACCGAGTTACTGTGCCGGTGGTTACCCAACGGCACGCTGACCTTTGTGAACGGCGCGTATTGCCGCTACTTTGGCAAAACGCGCGCGGAACTTGTCGGACACAGTTTTATGCCGCTGATTCCGGAAGAAGACCGCGACAATGTTCAGCAACAGTTTTCGCTCCTCAGCGTCACTCACCCGGTTATCACGATTGAACATCGGGTGATTTTTCCGAGCGGCGAAATCCGCTGGCAACAGTGGACCAATCACTTGATCGCCGATCAACATGGCAACGTCGTGGAATATCAGTCGGTCGGGCGTGACATCACCGAACGCAAATTGGCGGACGAAGCGCGGCTCGCCGCCGAACGCAAGTTTCACAGTCTGGTCGAACAATCGTCGGATGGCGTTGTTCTCGTGGATGATCACGGCATCGTGGTCGAATGGAACCAAAGTCAAGAACGCATCTATGGGCTGGAACGCGAACAAGTCGTGGGCAAGCCGATCTGGGATATTCAACATCAGGTCATGTTGCCGGAACGGAGAACAGATGACGCGTATCGCCGGTTTAAGGAAATGATCGAACGCATTCTGGTCGCGGGTCAAGCGCCATGGTTCCATCAAACGTTCGAAATCCAAGTCCAGAGCATTACGGGGGAACAGCGCACTGTCGAATCGGTCTACTTTCCCATTGAGACTCACCAAGGTTATTGGCTGGGAAGTTTAGCGCGCGACATTACCGAGCGCAAACGCGCGGAACTGGCGTTGCGAGAATCCAACGAAAAATATCGCAGTCTAGTGGAAAGTATGGACAGCGTAGTTGCCGTTGTAGATATGCAAGGGCAATTTTTGTACGTGAACGAACTGGGCGCGCGGCAATTGGGATTCGATCCGCCCAGCATCGTCGGCAAAAATATGTTCGATTTGTTTCCAGAGTCGGTCGCGGCGCTCCAAGTGCAAGCGGTTCAAGGAGTGCTCGCGAGCGACAAGGGCATCGTCATCGAGTCGCCGACGATTGTGCAAGGCGAGGAACATTGGCACCGCACCAGTATTCAACCCATTCACGATGAGCGCGGCAGACCGTTGCAAGCGCTCGTGAATACGATGGACATTTCTAAAATTAGAGAGGCACAGAAAACGCTTGAAGAGATCAACCGCATATTGGAACTGCGCGTCGCCGAGCGCACCGCCGAACTGCAAGCCGCGAATCGCACGTTGCGCGAGAGCGAGGAAAAGTTCGGGTTGATCGCGGAAACGATTGACGAAGTGTTTTGGATGTCCGACCTTCAAGGTAAACAGATCTTTTACGTCAGCCCGGCGTACAAACACGTGTGGGGGCGCACCCTGGCAAGTCTGTACGAGAATCCCGGTTCGTTCATCGAAGCGATTTATCCAGAGGACCGCGAGCGCGTGACGGCGAATTTGACTGTTCGACTAACCAGCCAGCCCTTCGACCACGAGTATCGCATCGTGCGACCCGACGGGACGCTCCGGTGGATTTGGGAACGCGGCTTTCCAGCGCGCCCTCAATCAAACCACGAGTTGCTTTACGTCGGCGTCGCGCAAGACATTACCGCGCGTAAACTCGCCGAAGCCACCGTCGAACAATCGCTCCGCGAAAAAGAAGCGTTGCTCAAAGAAGTGCATCACCGCGTCAAGAACAACTTGCAGGTGATTTCCAGTATGCTCAACTTGCAAGCGGGGAGTGTGTCCAATCCGGAGTTTGTGAATATCGTGCAAAACAGCCAAAGCCGCATTGATTCGATCGCGCTCATTCACGAAAAACTGTACCGCTCTTTCGATCTCTCGCGGATTGATTTTCGGGATTACCTGGACGATCTCAGCACCAGTCTCTACAGCATGTACTATCCCGCCGCCGGCGTGCGGTTGGAGAAAGACCTGCCCGAAATTTATTTTGGGATTGATACCGCCATCCCATTGGGTTTGATCGTCAACGAGATCATGTCCAATTCGCTCAAGTACGCGTTTCGGAATTCCGATCAATTGGATCGGCGAATCTATTTGTCGCTGCAAGTCAAACCGGACGGCGCGTATACGCTCGTCATCGGCGATAACGGAGTGGGCTTGCCCGCCGGCTTGGATTATCGGCAATCGCCCTCGCTGGGATTGCAACTGGTGCTGACGTTGGTCGAGCAATTGGGCGGCGTCATCGAACTGCGCGGCGAAGGCGGAACGGAATATCAGATCACGTTCCGCGAGGTCAAATACAAACCCAGGTAG